A genomic region of Streptosporangium lutulentum contains the following coding sequences:
- a CDS encoding carbohydrate ABC transporter permease — MAITTANPRRRRRPGRTARTPYLLIAPAVVAMLGFLVYPMASVLYYSLQNYNVTKPWDNGFAGLDNFRRLLFEDPLFWQSLGFSLQWVGVEVFLQLIFGLVLALIVNESFIGRGLSRALVFSPWAVSGVLTTGIWVLLYNPTTGVSRYLADLGIMQYGFAPLANPDTVFWAAVLAELWRGVPFFAILLLADLQSISKELYEAASVDGASRWRRFFHITLPHLKDAIILSTLLRCVWEFNNVDLLYTLTGGGPAHATTTLPLYVAAKAVQSHDFGYGAALTTAAFLILTFFSIAYLRLSKFGAKA, encoded by the coding sequence ATGGCAATCACTACGGCGAATCCCCGGAGACGCCGCCGTCCAGGCCGCACCGCCAGGACCCCCTACCTGCTGATCGCCCCCGCTGTGGTCGCGATGCTCGGCTTCCTCGTCTATCCGATGGCCAGCGTCCTCTACTACAGCCTGCAGAACTACAACGTCACCAAACCGTGGGACAACGGCTTCGCCGGGCTCGACAACTTCCGCAGACTGCTGTTCGAGGACCCGCTGTTCTGGCAGAGCCTCGGCTTCAGCCTCCAGTGGGTCGGCGTCGAGGTGTTCCTGCAGCTGATATTCGGCCTGGTCCTGGCGCTGATCGTGAACGAGAGCTTCATCGGCAGAGGACTCTCCCGTGCCCTGGTGTTCTCCCCCTGGGCGGTCTCCGGGGTGCTGACCACCGGCATCTGGGTGCTGCTCTACAACCCGACGACCGGGGTCTCGCGCTATCTCGCCGACCTGGGGATCATGCAGTACGGCTTCGCCCCGCTGGCCAACCCCGACACCGTCTTCTGGGCGGCCGTGCTGGCCGAGCTCTGGCGCGGGGTGCCGTTCTTCGCCATCCTGCTCCTGGCCGACCTGCAGAGCATCTCCAAGGAGCTCTACGAGGCGGCCTCGGTGGACGGCGCGTCGCGCTGGAGGCGGTTCTTCCACATCACGCTGCCCCACCTCAAGGACGCGATCATCCTGTCCACGCTGCTGCGCTGCGTGTGGGAGTTCAACAATGTCGACCTGCTCTACACGCTGACCGGCGGCGGTCCGGCGCACGCGACGACCACCCTGCCGCTGTACGTGGCGGCCAAGGCCGTCCAGTCCCATGACTTCGGGTACGGCGCGGCGCTGACGACCGCGGCCTTCCTGATCCTGACCTTCTTCTCGATCGCCTACCTGCGGCTGAGCAAGTTCGGAGCGAAGGCATGA